In the Styela clava chromosome 8, kaStyClav1.hap1.2, whole genome shotgun sequence genome, one interval contains:
- the LOC120346707 gene encoding adiponectin receptor protein 1-like: protein MTADERNVTTSYSVNLQKRKYERQNLKYYPKWFPINNHFLIHQRQPTPSIWGCLKSTCERNSEMACVWSHLVAFVITATAFHCFLKLPEEYFLHELEEKFVISFSFIGTCTCCLLSTLFHTFYHHSEPAFEWSLKIDLCGIVAGVKGPWIAWLYYSFYCEPLFRDFYMVIVLLNAVCGVWFVTRSHLLREGKTKDRLRVLISVFSLCLPGYLRIFYRDGLLSAMNSGHGWALLGFCFAGIGIYVFATKIPESWYSEKYDNVINSHVIFHIAATMCMWSVTMMLWSLREQRLIIGDTCPRS from the exons ATGACTGCAGACGAGAGAAATGTAACAACTAGTTACAGTGTGAATCTTCAGAAAAG AAAATATGAGCGTCAAAATCTCAAATACTATCCGAAATGGTTTCCAATAAACAATCACTTTCTGATACACCAGAGGCAACCGACTCCATCTATATGGGGATGTTTGAAATCCACCTGTGAAAGAAACTCGGAAATGGCCTGTGTTTGGTCACATTTAGTag CTTTTGTGATAACTGCAACAGCGTTCCACTGTTTTCTAAAACTTCCCGAGGAGTATTTTCTGCACGAATTGGAAGAGAAGTTCGTCATTAGTTTTTCTTTCATTGGAACGTGTACTTGCTGTCTTCTTTCTACATTGTTTCACACTTTTTATCATCATTCCGAACCTGCTTTTGAATGGTCTCTGAA GATTGACCTTTGTGGGATTGTTGCTGGAGTCAAAGGTCCATGGATTGCTTGGTTATATTATTCTTTCTACTGCGAACCGCTGTTCAGG GATTTCTACATGGTCATTGTGTTATTAAATGCGGTATGTGGCGTTTGGTTCGTCACACGAAGTCATTTGTTAAGAGAAGGAAAAACTAAAGACAGGTTAA GAGTTCTTATCTCCGTGTTTTCTCTTTGTCTACCTGGATATTTAAGAATATTTTATCGAGATGGACTGTTATCGGCAATGAATAGTGGACATGGGTGGGCCCTTCTTGGGTTCTGTTTCGCGGGAATCG GAATTTATGTATTTGCCACGAAGATTCCAGAAAGTTGGTATTCTGAAAAGTATGACAATGTG ATCAACAGTCACGTAATATTCCACATTGCCGCGACAATGTGTATGTGGTCGGTGACAATGATGCTTTGGTCATTACGAGAGCAAAGGCTAATTATTGGAGACACTTGTCCCAGATCATAA
- the LOC120346021 gene encoding transmembrane reductase CYB561D2-like isoform X1, with the protein MLAFTFLLFWSLFYSVNRSDRLGTLWTTFMLSIKKSDFSSMNQPLIRGANASKKTNQRSKSEKVLRTLRIISAMVAHLIAIAFPAFIIYLASPGSSLFSWHPTLMTIAFTTLMVEAILVFSPESSLLFRASRKTKVTVHWILQCSCVLCALIGFVVIFYNKYERSKSHFTSWHGIFGLITVIYIVVQASCGIFLLYPSLVKNWKLVQLKTYHATFGLLGFTLACCTIALGLFSNWFTGNVSGFTWYLSMFCVGWLTLVIMNQVTTAYLPKTRKPAI; encoded by the exons ATGTTAGCATTTACTTTTCTGTTATTCTGGAGTTTATTTTACAGTGTTAACCGGAGTGACAGACTTGGAACACTGTGGACAACTTTTATGTTATCTATTAAAAAGTCCGATTTTTCATCAATGAACCAACCACTTATTCGTGGTGCAAATGCGTCAAAGAAGACTAATCAAAGAAGCAAAAGCGAAAAAGTTTTAAGGACCTTACGAATTATAAGTGCAATGGTTGCTCATTTGATTGCAATTGCTTTCCCAGCATTTATAATATATCTGGCCAGCCCAGGATCAA GCTTGTTTTCGTGGCATCCTACCTTGATGACAATCGCTTTTACAACTTTAATGGTGGAAGCCATATTGGTTTTCTCTCCAGAAAGTAGCTTGCTTTTTCGTGCATCAAGAAAAACAAAAGTCACTGTTCATTGGATTCTTCAGTGCAGCTGTGTACTGTGTGCATTGATTGGATTTGTTGTtatattttacaacaaatacgAACGTTCTAAATCACATTTTACATCATGGCATGGAATATTTGGATTAATCACCGTTATATACATTGTTGTGCAGGCATCATGTGgtatatttttactttatccAAGTTTAGTTAAGAATTGGAAACTTGTGCAACTGAAGACATACCATGCCACATTTGGTCTACTGGGTTTCACTCTCGCATGCTGCACTATTGCActtggattattttcaaattggttCACTGGCAATGTATCTGGGTTTACTTGGTATCTCAGCATGTTTTGTGTTGGTTGGCTCACACTTGTGATTATGAATCAGGTTACAACTGCATATTTACCTAAAACCAGGAAGCCTGCCATTTga
- the LOC120346021 gene encoding transmembrane reductase CYB561D2-like isoform X2, producing the protein MIEGLASLFSWHPTLMTIAFTTLMVEAILVFSPESSLLFRASRKTKVTVHWILQCSCVLCALIGFVVIFYNKYERSKSHFTSWHGIFGLITVIYIVVQASCGIFLLYPSLVKNWKLVQLKTYHATFGLLGFTLACCTIALGLFSNWFTGNVSGFTWYLSMFCVGWLTLVIMNQVTTAYLPKTRKPAI; encoded by the exons ATGATAGAAGGTCTTGCAA GCTTGTTTTCGTGGCATCCTACCTTGATGACAATCGCTTTTACAACTTTAATGGTGGAAGCCATATTGGTTTTCTCTCCAGAAAGTAGCTTGCTTTTTCGTGCATCAAGAAAAACAAAAGTCACTGTTCATTGGATTCTTCAGTGCAGCTGTGTACTGTGTGCATTGATTGGATTTGTTGTtatattttacaacaaatacgAACGTTCTAAATCACATTTTACATCATGGCATGGAATATTTGGATTAATCACCGTTATATACATTGTTGTGCAGGCATCATGTGgtatatttttactttatccAAGTTTAGTTAAGAATTGGAAACTTGTGCAACTGAAGACATACCATGCCACATTTGGTCTACTGGGTTTCACTCTCGCATGCTGCACTATTGCActtggattattttcaaattggttCACTGGCAATGTATCTGGGTTTACTTGGTATCTCAGCATGTTTTGTGTTGGTTGGCTCACACTTGTGATTATGAATCAGGTTACAACTGCATATTTACCTAAAACCAGGAAGCCTGCCATTTga
- the LOC120345832 gene encoding uncharacterized protein LOC120345832, whose amino-acid sequence MTNDMEIKLVLYTFVALYIGLSETASTKNIRINATSAVFFDITKPTKSSNYTQNETVKIVIGLFDEEVPKTTKNFRTLCTGELGIGYKGSTFHRVIDGFMIQGGDYEFGDGTGGKSIYKELGDFGFFDDENFKIDHSAPEFVSMANAGPNTNGAQFFILLEPALWLDNRHVVFGKVLEGEKYVKEIGKIPVGKEDRPKYPIVISKCGTYDLKRPIPIDGSSTTFVHGEL is encoded by the exons ATGACGAATGATATGGAGATTAAGCTTGTGTTGTATACTTTTGTAGCTTTGTATATTGGATTATCAGAAACCGCTTCCACGAAAAACATCAGAATCAACGCGACATCTGCG gtgttttttgacattacaaaaccaacaAAATCTAGTAATTATACACAAAATGAAACAGTGAAAATCGTTATCGGACTCTTTGATGAAGAAGTgcctaaaacaacaaaaaacttTCGCACATTATGCACTGGGGAG ctcGGTATAGGTTACAAGGGATCAACGTTTCACAGGGTTATCGATGGATTTATGATACAAGGAGGAGATTATGAATTCGGAGATGGAACTGGAG GTAAAAGTATTTACAAGGAGCTTGGAGATTTTGGATTTTTTGACgacgaaaattttaaaattgaccACTCCGCTCCTGAGTTCGTAAGTATGGCCAACGCCGGTCCAAACACGAATGGTGctcaatttttcattcttctCGAACCTGCGCTTTGGCTCGACAATCGACATGTTGTTTTCGGTAAAGTACTGGAAGGAGAG AAATACGTTAAAGAAATCGGCAAGATTCCGGTGGGCAAAGAAGACAGGCCTAAATATCCCATTGTAATATCAAAATGTGGAACGTACGACTTGAAGAGGCCAATACCCATTGATGGATCTAGTACAACTTTTGTACATGGCGAACTTTGA